One Phocoena sinus isolate mPhoSin1 chromosome 13, mPhoSin1.pri, whole genome shotgun sequence DNA segment encodes these proteins:
- the PLEK gene encoding pleckstrin: MEPKRIREGYLVKRGSMFNTWKPMWVVLLEDGVEFYKKKSDNSPKGMIPLKGSTLTSPCQDFGKKMFVFKITTTKQQDHFFQAAFLEERDGWVRDIKKAVKCIEGGQKFARRSTRRSIRLPETTDLGALYLSMKDTEKGVKELNLEKDKKIFNHCFTGNCVIDWLVSNKSVRNRQEGLVIASSLLNEGYLQPAGDLSKYAVDGTAENPFLDNPDAFYYFPDSGFFCEENSSDDDVILKEEFRGVVIKQGCLLKQGHRRKNWKVRKFILREDPAYLHYYDPAGGEDPLGAIRLRGCVVTSVESNPDGKKGEEENLFEIITADEVHYFLQAATPKERTEWIKAIQVAFRTGK; the protein is encoded by the exons GGGAGCATGTTCAACACCTGGAAACCCATGTGGGTTGTATTGTTAGAAGACGGAGTTGAATTCTACAAGAAGAAAAGTGATAACAGCCCCAAAGGAATGATTCCCCTGAAAGGAAGCACTCTGACTAGCCCTTGCCAGGACTTTGGCAAAAAGATG TTTGTGTTTAAGATCACTACGACCAAACAGCAGGACCACTTCTTCCAggcagccttcctggaggagagagATGGCTGGGTTCGGGACATCAAGAAGGCCGTTAAATGCATTGAAGGAGGTCAGAAGTTTGCCAGGAGATCTACCAGGAGGTCCATCCGACTGCCAGAAACCACTGACTTagg TGCCTTGTATTTGTCCATGAAAGACACTGAAAAAGGAGTAAAAGAGCTGAACCTAGAGAAGGACAAGAAGATTTTCAATCACTGCTTCACAG GTAACTGTGTCATCGACTGGCTGGTTTCCAATAAATCTGTTCGGAATCGCCAGGAGGGCCTGGTGATAGCCTCCTCCTTGCTCAACGAAGGGTACCTGCAGCCTGCTGGAGACCTCTCCAAATACGCAGTGGACGGAACTGCTGAGAACCCTTTCCTCGACAACCCCGACGCCTTCTACTACTTT CCAGACAGTGGGTTCTTCTGTGAAGAGAATTCTAGTGATGATGATGTGATTCTGAAAGAAGAGTTCAGAGGGGTCGTTATCAAGCAGGGATGTTTACTGAAGCAG GGGCATAGGCGGAAGAACTGGAAAGTGAGGAAATTCATTCTGAGAGAAGACCCTGCGTATCTGCACTACTATGACCCTGCTGGG GGAGAAGATCCCTTGGGAGCGATTCGCCTGAGAGGCTGTGTGGTGACCTCAGTGGAGAGCAACCCAGACG GCAAGAAGGGTGAAGAAGAGAACCTCTTTGAGATCATCACGGCTGATGAAGTTCACTACTTCTTGCAAGCGGCCACCCCCAAGGAGCGTACCGAGTGGATCAAAGCCATCCAGGTGGCCTTCCGGACGGGGAAGTGA